The Malus domestica chromosome 13, GDT2T_hap1 genome includes a window with the following:
- the LOC103452079 gene encoding protein HHL1, chloroplastic isoform X1 translates to MEVGLSLNAAVRLPLSSSRTHEDGLVRHSLVSTKTTTQKAAEQRQVRRALVVESKGKRGMMARQFQPKRPPPPAMPKIEDDGNPRFVVFIRMANVYLWYPLSVISGGTTAKIMIAAKDNFLGKYIYKDTLARNLAAVIYRDEKEIQKTAFKQYRVLRSATDFRYGYKIVENGNMRAALSTSDVIELPTKDKLKTTFDKVKDFFGDAKESFGKLTTLNLSESQESEGKTEEQGKQHSNLRLPASVPFPLT, encoded by the exons ATGGAGGTGGGTTTGTCTCTAAACGCAGCGGTTCGGCTTCCATTGTCGAGCTCGAGGACCCACGAAGATGGTCTGGTCAGGCACTCATTGGTTTCCACAAAGACGACGACCCAGAAAGCGGCTGAGCAAAGGCAGGTCCGCCGCGCGCTGGTGGTTGAATCAAAGGGCAAAAGGGGAATGATGGCCCGCCAGTTTCAACCCAAGAGGCCTCCGCCTCCTGCCATGCCCAAGATTGAAGACGACGGCAACCCTCGCTTCGTCGTCTTTATCCGAATGGCCAAT GTTTACCTATGGTACCCACTTAGTGTGATATCAGGTGGTACAACGGCTAAAATCATGATTGCCGCAAAAGATAACTTTCTGGggaaatatatatacaaagaTACACTTGCTAGAAATCTTGCTGCAGTTATTTACAGA GATGAGAAGGAAATACAGAAGACAGCATTTAAGCAGTACCGAGTGTTGCGGTCAGCTACTGATTTTAGATATGGCTACAAAATTGTC GAAAACGGTAATATGAGAGCAGCACTTTCTACCTCGGATGTAATTGAG CTACCAACAAAAGACAAGCTCAAAACCACATTTGACAAAGTGAAGGATTTTTTTGGAGATGCAAAAGAATCGTTTGGCAAGCTGACGACGCTAAACTTATCCGAGTCTCAAGAATCAGAAGGAAAAACCGAAGAACAGGGAAA GCAACATTCGAACCTAAGGCTTCCCGCATCAGTCCCATTCCCCCTCACG
- the LOC103452079 gene encoding protein HHL1, chloroplastic isoform X2 translates to MEVGLSLNAAVRLPLSSSRTHEDGLVRHSLVSTKTTTQKAAEQRQVRRALVVESKGKRGMMARQFQPKRPPPPAMPKIEDDGNPRFVVFIRMANVYLWYPLSVISGGTTAKIMIAAKDNFLGKYIYKDTLARNLAAVIYRDEKEIQKTAFKQYRVLRSATDFRYGYKIVENGNMRAALSTSDVIELPTKDKLKTTFDKVKDFFGDAKESFGKLTTLNLSESQESEGKTEEQGKVKS, encoded by the exons ATGGAGGTGGGTTTGTCTCTAAACGCAGCGGTTCGGCTTCCATTGTCGAGCTCGAGGACCCACGAAGATGGTCTGGTCAGGCACTCATTGGTTTCCACAAAGACGACGACCCAGAAAGCGGCTGAGCAAAGGCAGGTCCGCCGCGCGCTGGTGGTTGAATCAAAGGGCAAAAGGGGAATGATGGCCCGCCAGTTTCAACCCAAGAGGCCTCCGCCTCCTGCCATGCCCAAGATTGAAGACGACGGCAACCCTCGCTTCGTCGTCTTTATCCGAATGGCCAAT GTTTACCTATGGTACCCACTTAGTGTGATATCAGGTGGTACAACGGCTAAAATCATGATTGCCGCAAAAGATAACTTTCTGGggaaatatatatacaaagaTACACTTGCTAGAAATCTTGCTGCAGTTATTTACAGA GATGAGAAGGAAATACAGAAGACAGCATTTAAGCAGTACCGAGTGTTGCGGTCAGCTACTGATTTTAGATATGGCTACAAAATTGTC GAAAACGGTAATATGAGAGCAGCACTTTCTACCTCGGATGTAATTGAG CTACCAACAAAAGACAAGCTCAAAACCACATTTGACAAAGTGAAGGATTTTTTTGGAGATGCAAAAGAATCGTTTGGCAAGCTGACGACGCTAAACTTATCCGAGTCTCAAGAATCAGAAGGAAAAACCGAAGAACAGGGAAA
- the LOC103452401 gene encoding GRAS family protein RAD1-like, whose protein sequence is MASDLYVQPEFCGEITSNEVIGFDLNLSSMSCLPHPSLSALEDDSANWVSPFVDKTRNHKRLKQEHDANYGFKVGTNYSSFYTGSDSNMCTSGFTSLPTIQFRDHISAHKRRYLAAEAMEEAFATLMRDKEDESEEGGGSEDEIKLVQQLIACAEAVACRDKAHASALLFELRANAQAFGTSFQRVSSCFVQGLANRLALVQPLGAGGVIDPNVKSKPFSAEKGPFSAEKDEALHLVYEICPQIQFGHFVANASILEAFEGGSSVHVIDLGMTLGLQHGYQWRDLIDRLANRPGQPLHCLRITGVGSSSERLQAIGDDLKLHAQSMKINLDFSEVESNLENLKPQDFHLVDGEILIINSILQLHCLVKESRGTLNSALQTLHELSPKLMVLVEQDTSHNGPFFLGRFMEALHNYSAIFDSLDAMLPKYDTRRVKMEQFYFGEEIKNIVSCEGPARVERHERVDQWRRRMRRAGFQPAPLRTMAQAVKWLETNACEGYTVVEDKGCLVLGWKSKPIIATSCWK, encoded by the coding sequence ATGGCATCTGATCTCTATGTGCAACCTGAGTTTTGTGGTGAGATTACATCTAACGAGGTGATTGGCTTTGATCTCAATCTGTCATCCATGTCATGCCTTCCCCACCCTTCTCTTTCGGCTTTGGAGGACGATTCGGCAAACTGGGTGAGTCCATTCGTCGACAAAACAAGAAATCATAAGAGGCTAAAACAGGAACATGATGCCAATTATGGATTCAAAGTGGGTACTAATTACTCTAGTTTTTACACTGGCAGTGACAGCAATATGTGTACTAGTGGCTTCACTAGCTTGCCAACAATCCAATTCCGTGATCACATATCCGCACACAAGCGGAGATATTTGGCTGCAGAGGCCATGGAAGAAGCCTTTGCAACCTTAATGAGAGACAAAGAAGATGAATccgaggaaggaggaggaagtgaagatgaaatAAAACTAGTCCAACAACTTATCGCTTGTGCCGAGGCTGTGGCTTGTCGTGACAAAGCTCATGCCTCAGCATTGCTTTTTGAGCTGAGAGCTAATGCGCAGGCCTTCGGGACATCATTCCAGCGAGTATCTTCCTGCTTTGTCCAAGGCCTTGCCAACCGCCTTGCGCTAGTTCAACCACTAGGGGCTGGAGGAGTAATAGACCCGAACGTGAAATCAAAGCCTTTTTCAGCAGAGAAAGGACCTTTTTCAGCAGAGAAGGACGAGGCTTTACACCTTGTTTATGAAATCTGCCCACAGATCCAATTTGGTCATTTCGTAGCGAATGCATCAATATTGGAAGCCTTTGAGGGAGGAAGCTCAGTCCATGTCATAGACTTAGGCATGACCCTAGGCCTCCAGCACGGGTACCAATGGCGCGACTTAATAGACCGTCTAGCAAACCGTCCAGGACAACCCTTGCACTGCCTTCGCATTACAGGAGTTGGTAGCTCTTCCGAACGCCTTCAAGCAATCGGCGACGATCTCAAGCTGCATGCtcaaagcatgaaaataaatttgGACTTTTCAGAAGTGGAGAGCAACTTGGAGAACCTTAAGCCTCAAGATTTCCATTTGGTTGATGGGGAGATTTTGATCATCAATAGCATTCTTCAACTTCATTGCTTGGTGAAAGAGAGCAGAGGGACATTGAACTCAGCTTTACAAACACTACACGAGCTGTCACCAAagcttatggttttggttgagcAGGACACAAGCCACAACGGGCCTTTCTTTCTAGGGAGGTTCATGGAGGCACTGCATAACTACTCCGCCATCTTTGACTCCTTAGACGCAATGCTGCCCAAGTACGACACGAGGAGGGTAAAAATGGAGCAGTTTTATTTTGGGGAGGAGATTAAGAACATCGTAAGCTGCGAGGGACCAGCCAGGGTGGAGAGACACGAAAGGGTTGATCAATGGCGCCGTAGGATGAGGCGTGCGGGGTTCCAACCGGCGCCTTTGAGGACGATGGCACAGGCCGTGAAATGGCTAGAAACTAATGCTTGTGAGGGTTACACGGTTGTTGAAGACAAGGGTTGCTTGGTTCTTGGATGGAAATCAAAACCTATCATTGCAACTTCTTGCTGGAAATGA